A genomic stretch from Candidatus Tectomicrobia bacterium includes:
- a CDS encoding ABC transporter ATP-binding protein, whose amino-acid sequence MASLVETLHLAKDYLLGDHTIHALRDVSIRFETGEFAAVMGPSGSGKSTFMNLLGCLDAPTAGHYLLDGRDVSGLSADDLASVRNVKLGFVFQSFNLLPRTSALENVALPLIYAGAGRKERLRKAWEKLEAVNLADRAGHHPSQLSGGQQQRVAIARALVNDPVLLLADEPTGNLDSRTSVEIMALFQELNALGLTIVVVTHEPDIAQFAKRVVTFRDGRVLRDEAVAEPRRAAELLAGMPAEEVEA is encoded by the coding sequence ATGGCCTCCCTCGTCGAGACGCTCCACCTGGCCAAGGACTACTTGCTCGGGGACCACACGATCCACGCGCTCAGGGACGTCTCCATCCGCTTCGAGACGGGCGAGTTCGCCGCCGTGATGGGCCCCTCGGGCTCGGGTAAGTCCACCTTCATGAATCTCCTGGGCTGCCTGGACGCCCCCACGGCGGGCCACTACCTCCTGGACGGGCGGGACGTCTCCGGCCTGAGCGCGGACGACCTCGCGAGCGTGCGGAACGTGAAGCTCGGCTTCGTGTTCCAGAGCTTCAACCTCCTCCCCCGCACGAGCGCGCTCGAGAACGTGGCGCTTCCCCTCATCTACGCCGGGGCGGGCCGCAAGGAGCGGCTCCGGAAGGCCTGGGAGAAGCTCGAGGCGGTCAACCTGGCGGACCGGGCCGGCCATCATCCTTCCCAGCTCTCGGGCGGGCAGCAGCAGCGCGTGGCCATCGCACGGGCCCTGGTGAACGACCCCGTGCTCCTCCTGGCGGACGAGCCGACCGGGAACCTCGACTCGCGCACGAGCGTGGAGATCATGGCGCTCTTCCAGGAGCTGAACGCGCTCGGGCTGACCATCGTGGTGGTGACGCACGAGCCCGACATCGCGCAGTTCGCGAAGCGCGTCGTCACCTTCCGGGACGGGCGCGTCCTCCGCGACGAGGCCGTGGCGGAGCCCCGGCGGGCGGCCGAATTGCTGGCCGGCATGCCGGCCGAGGAGGTGGAGGCGTGA
- a CDS encoding ABC transporter permease — protein MLGVIIGVGAVIAMVSVGAGAQARVSEQIQSLGSNLIVILSGSRTSGGVRLGAGSRSTLTEGDAQAIQREIPSVQAAAPAVRGGAQVVFGNLNWSTAVHGVTPEYFTARDWEIVSGRPLSPQDIAGSAKAAVLGQTVVQNLFGGSDPLGQIVRIKKVPFTVVGVLGRKGQTGWGQDQDDTILVPISAAKTKVLGVNPANAKSVGSISVKVREAGLMKEAESQISALLRQRHGLQRSQEDDFTLRNLSDVLQAREESSQVMTFLLAAIASVSLLVGGIGIMNIMLVSVTERTREIGLRMAVGAKRRDILSQFLVEALALSLAGGLIGVLLGLGGSGAIAYFAGWPVLILPDSVLLAFGFAGGVGIFFGFYPARKAARLNPIDALRYE, from the coding sequence ATGCTCGGCGTCATCATCGGGGTCGGCGCGGTCATCGCCATGGTCTCGGTGGGCGCGGGGGCGCAGGCGCGCGTGAGCGAGCAGATCCAGAGCCTGGGCTCCAACCTCATCGTCATCCTCTCGGGCTCGCGGACCTCGGGAGGGGTGCGGCTCGGGGCGGGCAGCCGCTCCACCCTGACGGAGGGCGACGCCCAGGCCATCCAGCGGGAGATCCCTTCCGTCCAGGCGGCCGCGCCCGCGGTGCGGGGCGGGGCGCAGGTGGTCTTCGGAAACCTCAACTGGTCCACCGCGGTGCACGGGGTGACGCCGGAGTATTTCACGGCGCGCGACTGGGAGATCGTCTCGGGCCGGCCCCTGAGTCCGCAGGACATCGCGGGCTCGGCCAAGGCGGCCGTGCTCGGCCAGACGGTGGTGCAGAACCTCTTCGGCGGGAGCGACCCGCTGGGCCAGATCGTCCGCATCAAGAAGGTGCCCTTCACGGTGGTCGGGGTGCTCGGCCGCAAGGGCCAGACCGGATGGGGGCAGGACCAGGACGACACCATCCTCGTCCCCATCTCGGCCGCGAAGACGAAGGTGCTCGGGGTCAACCCGGCGAACGCGAAGTCCGTCGGGTCCATCTCGGTCAAGGTCAGGGAGGCCGGATTGATGAAGGAGGCCGAGAGCCAGATAAGCGCCCTCCTCCGGCAGCGCCACGGCCTCCAGCGGAGCCAGGAGGACGACTTCACCCTCCGCAACCTCTCGGACGTGCTCCAGGCGCGGGAGGAGTCCTCCCAGGTGATGACTTTCCTCCTGGCGGCCATCGCCTCGGTCTCGCTGCTGGTGGGCGGGATCGGCATCATGAACATCATGCTCGTCTCGGTGACGGAGCGGACGCGGGAGATCGGCCTGCGCATGGCGGTGGGCGCCAAGAGGCGCGACATCCTCTCCCAGTTCCTGGTCGAGGCCCTCGCCCTCTCGCTCGCGGGGGGGCTGATCGGGGTGCTGCTCGGCCTGGGCGGCTCGGGGGCTATCGCCTACTTCGCGGGCTGGCCCGTGCTCATCCTGCCGGACTCGGTCCTCCTCGCCTTCGGCTTCGCGGGAGGGGTGGGCATCTTCTTCGGGTTCTATCCGGCCCGGAAGGCGGCCCGCCTCAACCCCATCGACGCCCTGCGGTACGAGTAG